A stretch of the Helicoverpa armigera isolate CAAS_96S chromosome 5, ASM3070526v1, whole genome shotgun sequence genome encodes the following:
- the LOC110371857 gene encoding carboxylic ester hydrolase, whose amino-acid sequence MRSTSISTSVTMWWRTCVVLVCVTAVLADEEWRQVNTAQGPVRGQKHPSGHLYAFYNIPYATAPKGADKFKPPLPPQVRTEPFDAVNQYVVCPQNDDMASYMPGINVTKSEDCLIANIFVPDTDEKNLPVLVIVHGGAFTLGFGDAMRGTQLMKTKDFIMVTFNYRVGIHGFLCLGTEDVPGNAGMKDQVALLRWVKDNIANFGGNPNDVTLGGYSAGSVSVDLLLLSKATKGLFHRVIPESGANLAAFGMQRDPLEVAKSHAKTLQFTNVEDISELEQFYKTASMELLTADSFLFRPDSTFLFGPCVERDTEGAFLTESPLTILKNGDFDKLPMLYGFANMEGLFRIDFFEDWKDKMNNNFTEFLPADLKFESDEAREEVIKMIKDFYFDGQPVSNNNILGYVDYFSDVLFAYSTLWSAKLQVEAGNNQVYLYEYSFADENDTVVPHTNVRGANHCAQTEAVMDGEDESLESPEFKNMRKIIREIWHNFIKTGVPVPAGSSLPAWPPARADRSPHMQLLEKPELHGVLLEDRTRLWDDIYQKYYLDSVPPSSTNNSAGHRDLLCFNLLTLTIVVYLSKCMLTTD is encoded by the exons ATGAGGAGCACCTCTATCAGTACATCCGTGACAATGTGGTGGCGCACGTGTGTGGTGCTGGTCTGCGTGACAGCAGTTCTGGCTGACGAGGAGTGGCGGCAGGTGAACACTGCGCAGGGGCCCGTGCGCGGACAGAAGCACCCCAGCGGACATCTGTACGCGTTCTACAATATACCCTACGCCACTGCGCCTAAGGGTGCCGACAAATTCAAG cCACCACTCCCGCCACAAGTACGAACAGAACCATTCGATGCCGTCAACCAATATGTGGTATGTCCTCAAAATGATGATATGGCTTCCTATATGCCCGGAATAAATGTAACGAAGTCAGAAGATTGTCTAATAGCTAACATATTCGTGCCCGACACAGATGAAAAAAACCTTCCAGTTCTCGTTATTGTACATGGTGGAGCATTCACTCTAGGCTTCGGTGATGCGATGAGAGGAACACAATTGATGAAGACTAAAGATTTCATCATGGTGACGTTTAACTATCGTGTCGGCATTCACGGGTTCCTCTGTCTGGGAACTGAGGACGTACCAGGCAATGCGGGCATGAAGGACCAAGTGGCACTGTTGCGCTGGGTGAAGGACAACATCGCTAACTTCGGCGGTAACCCCAATGATGTCACCCTTGGAGGATACAGTGCAG gaagtg tatcTGTGGACTTATTATTGCTATCGAAAGCGACAAAAGGTCTGTTTCACCGTGTCATTCCTGAGAGTGGTGCAAACCTTGCAGCGTTCGGAATGCAGAGAGATCCTTTAGAGGTCGCCAAAAGTCATGCCAAGACTCTACAGTTCACAAATGTTGAAGATATTTCTGAACTAGAGCAGTTCTACAAGACGGCGTCGATGGAGCTGTTGACTGCAGACTCATTCCTTTTTAGACCTGattcaacatttttgtttggGCCATGTGTGGAACGTGATACAGAAGGAGCATTTCTAACGGAATCTCCCCTGACCATACTAAAGAACGGCGATTTTGACAAGTTACCAATGCTATATGGTTTCGCGAACATGGAAGGTCTTTTCCGCATTGACTTTTTTGAAGATTGGAAAGACaagatgaataataattttactgagTTTCTGCCAGCTGACCTGAAGTTTGAAAGTGATGAAGCCAGGGAAGAAGTAATCAAAATGATTAAGGATTTCTACTTTGATGGGCAGCCGGTCAGCAATAACAATATTCTGGGATACGTGGACTACTTTTCGGATGTTCTGTTTGCTTATTCTACGCTATGGTCTGCAAAGTTGCAAGTGGAGGCTGGTAACAATCAAGTATATCTGTATGAATACTCATTCGCAGATGAGAACGACACCGTAGTACCACACACTAATGTGCGAGGTGCTAACCACTGTGCTCAGACAGAGGCTGTAATGGATGGTGAAGATGAAAGTCTTGAATCGCCGGAATTTAAGAATATGAGGAAGATAATCCGTGAAATATGGCACAACTTTATCAAAACCGG AGTGCCCGTGCCAGCAGGCTCGTCGCTGCCTGCGTGGCCTCCAGCACGCGCCGACAGGTCGCCGCACATGCAGCTGCTTGAGAAGCCGGAGCTACATGGGGTGCTGCTAGAAGACCGCACTCGGTTGTGGGACGATATCTACCAAAAATACTACCTTGATTCTGTTCCACCATCATCAACAAACAACAGTGCGGGACACCGTGATTTATTAtgctttaatttattaacattaactaTAGTAGTGTATCTTTCAAAATGCATGTTGACTACTGATTAA
- the LOC135116656 gene encoding carboxylic ester hydrolase-like, with the protein MRSTSISTSVTMWWRTCVVLVCVTAVLADEEWRQVNTAQGPVRGQKHPSGHLYAFYNIPYATAPKGADKFKPPLPPQVRTEPFDAVNKHVVCPQTDYVAATLPGFNIVESEDCLIANIFVPDTHEKNLPVLVYVHGGAFILGFGDTMTGSQLMKTKDFIMVTFNYRLGIHGFLCLGTEDVPGNAGMKDQVALLRWVKDNIANFGGNPNDVTLGGSSAGSVSVDLLLLSKATKGLFHRVIPESGANLAAFGMQRDPLEVAKSHAKTLQFTNVEDISALEQFYKTASMELLTAADSFLFRPDSTFLFGPCVERDTEGAFLTESPLTILKNGDFDKLPMLYGFANMEGLFRIDLFDDWKDKMNNNVTEFLPADLKFESDEAREEVIKMIKDFYFDGQPVSNNNILGYVDYFSDVLFAYSTLWSAKLQVEAGNNLVYLYEYSFVDENDPVVPHTDVRGANHCAQALAVMDGEDESLESPEFKKMRKIIREIWHNFIKTGVPVPAGSSLPAWPPARADRSPHMQLLEKPELHGVLLEDRTRLWDDIYQKYYLDSVPPSATNADAGSAARSD; encoded by the exons ATGAGAAGCACCTCTATCAGTACATCCGTGACAATGTGGTGGCGCACGTGTGTGGTGCTGGTCTGCGTGACAGCAGTTCTGGCTGACGAGGAGTGGCGGCAGGTGAACACTGCGCAGGGGCCCGTGCGCGGACAGAAGCACCCCAGCGGACATCTGTACGCGTTCTACAATATACCCTACGCAACAGCGCCTAAGGGTGCCGACAAATTCAAG ccgCCTCTACCGCCACAAGTACGAACAGAACCGTTCGATGCCGTCAACAAACATGTGGTATGTCCACAGACTGATTACGTGGCTGCCACGTTACCAGGATTTAATATAGTGGAGTCAGAAGATTGTCTGATAGCTAACATATTCGTGCCCGACACACATGAAAAAAACCTTCCAGTTCTCGTTTATGTACATGGTGGGGCGTTTATTCTGGGCTTCGGTGATACGATGACAGGATCACAATTAATGAAAACGAAAGATTTCATAATGGTGACGTTTAACTATCGTCTCGGCATTCACGGGTTCCTGTGTTTGGGCACTGAGGATGTACCAGGCAATGCGGGCATGAAGGATCAAGTGGCGCTGTTGCGCTGGGTGAAGGACAACATCGCCAACTTTGGTGGTAACCCCAATGATGTCACCCTCGGAGGTAGCAGCGCAGGTTCCGTGTCTGTGGACTTATTATTGCTATCGAAAGCGACAAAAGGTCTGTTTCACCGTGTCATTCCGGAGAGTGGTGCAAACCTTGCAGCATTTGGAATGCAGAGAGATCCTTTAGAGGTCGCCAAAAGTCATGCCAAGACTCTACAGTTCACAAATGTTGAAGATATTTCTGCCCTAGAGCAGTTCTACAAGACAGCGTCGATGGAGCTGTTGACTGCTGCAGACTCATTCCTTTTTAGACCTGattcaacatttttgtttggGCCATGTGTGGAACGTGATACAGAGGGAGCATTTCTAACGGAGTCTCCTCTGACCATACTAAAGAACGGCGATTTTGACAAGTTACCAATGCTATATGGTTTCGCGAACATGGAAGGTCTTTTCCGTATTGACTTGTTTGATGATTGGAAAGACAAGATGAATAATAATGTTACTGAGTTTCTGCCAGCTGACCTAAAGTTTGAAAGTGATGAAGCCAGGGAAGAAGTGATCAAAATGATTAAAGATTTCTACTTTGATGGGCAGCCGGTCAGCAATAACAATATTCTGGGATACGTGGACTACTTTTCGGATGTTCTGTTTGCTTATTCTACGCTATGGTCCGCAAAGTTGCAAGTGGAGGCCGGTAACAATCTAGTATATCTGTATGAATACTCATTCGTAGATGAGAATGACCCCGTAGTACCACACACTGACGTGCGAGGTGCTAACCACTGCGCACAAGCATTGGCTGTAATGGATGGTGAAGATGAAAGTCTTGAATCGCCGGAATTTAAAAAGATGAGGAAGATAATCCGTGAAATATGGCACAACTTTATCAAGACCGG AGTGCCCGTGCCAGCAGGCTCGTCGCTGCCTGCGTGGCCTCCAGCACGCGCCGACAGGTCGCCGCACATGCAGCTGCTTGAGAAGCCGGAGCTACATGGGGTGCTGCTAGAAGACCGCACTCGGTTGTGGGACGATATCTACCAAAAATACTACCTTGATTCTGTTCCACCATCGGCAACAAACGCCGATGCTGGCAGCGCAGCCCGCAGTGATTAA
- the LOC135116655 gene encoding juvenile hormone esterase-like — MRSTSISTSVTMWWRTCVVLVCVTAVLADEEWRQVNTAQGPVRGQKHPSGHLYAFYNIPYATAPKGADKFKPPLPPQVRTEPFDAVNKHVVCPQTDDVAAMIPGFNIVESEDCLIANIFVPDTKEKNLPVLVYVHGGAFVMGFGEMMIGTEFLKTKDFILVTFNYRLGIHGFLCLGTEDVPGNAGMKDQVALLRWVKDNIANFGGNPNDVTLGGGSAGSVSVDLLLLSKATKGLFHRVIPESGANLAAFGMQRDPLEVAKSHAKTLQFTNVEDISALEQFYKTASMELLTADSFLFRPDSTFLFGPCVERDTEGAFLTESPLTVLKNGDFDKLPMLYGFANMEGLFRIDLFEDWKDKMNNNFTEFLPADLKFESDEAREEVIKMIKDFYFDGQPVSNNNILGYVDYFSDVLFAYSTLWSAKLQVEAGNDQVYLYEYSFVDENDPVVPHTDVRGANHVAQTLAIMDGEDESLESPELKNMRKIIREMWHNFIKTGVPVPAGSSLPAWPPARADRSPHMQLLEKPELHGVLLEDRTRLWDDIYQKYYLDSVPPSTTNADAGSAARYD; from the exons ATGAGGAGCACCTCTATCAGTACATCCGTGACAATGTGGTGGCGCACGTGTGTGGTGCTGGTCTGCGTGACAGCAGTTCTGGCTGACGAGGAGTGGCGGCAGGTGAACACTGCGCAGGGGCCCGTGCGCGGACAGAAGCACCCCAGCGGACATCTGTACGCGTTCTACAATATACCCTACGCAACAGCGCCTAAGGGTGCCGACAAATTCAAG CCGCCTCTACCGCCACAAGTACGAACAGAACCGTTCGATGCCGTCAACAAACATGTGGTATGTCCACAGACTGATGACGTGGCTGCCATGATACCAGGATTTAATATAGTGGAGTCAGAAGATTGTCTAATAGCTAACATATTCGTGCCCGAcactaaagaaaaaaatcttccgGTTCTCGTTTATGTACACGGTGGGGCGTTCGTAATGGGCTTCGGTGAAATGATGATAGGAACAGAATTCTTAAAGACGAAAGATTTCATTTTGGTGACGTTTAACTATCGCCTCGGCATTCACGGGTTCCTGTGTCTGGGCACTGAGGACGTACCAGGCAATGCGGGCATGAAGGACCAAGTGGCGCTGTTGCGCTGGGTGAAGGACAACATCGCTAACTTCGGCGGTAACCCCAATGATGTCACCCTTGGAGGTGGCAGCGCAGGTTCCGTATCTGTGGACTTATTATTGCTATCGAAAGCGACAAAAGGTCTGTTTCACCGTGTCATTCCGGAGAGTGGTGCAAACCTTGCAGCGTTCGGAATGCAGAGAGATCCTTTAGAGGTCGCCAAAAGTCATGCCAAGACTCTACAGTTCACAAATGTTGAAGATATTTCTGCCCTAGAGCAGTTCTACAAGACAGCGTCGATGGAGCTGTTGACTGCAGACTCATTCCTTTTTAGACCTGattcaacatttttgtttggGCCATGTGTGGAACGTGATACAGAAGGAGCATTTCTAACGGAATCTCCTCTGACCGTACTAAAGAACGGCGATTTTGACAAGTTACCAATGCTATATGGTTTCGCGAACATGGAAGGTCTTTTCCGTATTGACTTGTTTGAAGATTGGAAAGACaagatgaataataattttactgagTTCCTGCCAGCTGACCTGAAGTTTGAAAGTGATGAAGCCAGGGAAGAAGTGATCAAAATGATTAAAGATTTCTACTTTGATGGGCAGCCGGTCAGCAATAACAATATTCTGGGATATGTGGACTACTTTTCGGATGTTCTATTTGCTTACTCCACGCTATGGTCCGCAAAGCTGCAAGTGGAGGCTGGTAACGATCAGGTATATCTGTATGAATACTCATTCGTAGATGAGAATGACCCCGTAGTGCCACACACTGATGTACGAGGTGCTAACCACGTCGCTCAAACATTGGCTATAATGGATGGTGAAGATGAAAGTCTTGAATCacctgaattaaaaaatatgaggaAGATAATCCGTGAAATGTGGCACAACTTTATTAAAACCGG AGTGCCCGTGCCAGCAGGCTCGTCGCTGCCTGCGTGGCCTCCAGCACGCGCCGACAGGTCGCCGCACATGCAGCTGCTTGAGAAGCCGGAGCTACATGGGGTGCTGCTAGAAGACCGCACTCGGTTGTGGGACGATATCTACCAAAAGTACTACCTTGATTCTGTTCCACCATCGACAACAAACGCCGATGCTGGCAGCGCAGCCCGCTATGATTAA
- the LOC110372020 gene encoding carboxylic ester hydrolase, whose translation MWWRTCVVLVSVTAVLADEEWRQVNTAQGPVRGQKHPSGHLYAFYNIPYATAPKGADKFKPPLPPQVRTEPFDAVNKYVVCPQYVDMAATPNIEESEDCLIANIFVPNTNENNLPVLVYVHGGAFIVGFGDMMTGSQFMKTKDFIMVTFNYRVGIHGFLCLGTEDVPGNAGMKDQVALLRWVKDNIANFGGNPGDVTLAGYSAGSVSVDLLMLSKAAKGLFHRVIPESGANLAAFGMQRDPLEVAKSHAKTLQFTNVEDISALEQFYKTASMELLTADSFLFRPDSTFLFGPCVERDTEGAFLTKSPLTILKNGDYEKLPMLYGFANMEGLFRIDLFEDWKDKMNNNFTEFLPADLKFESDEAREEVIKMIKDFYFDGQPVSNNNILGYVDYFSDVLFAYSTLWSTKLQVEAGNDQVYLYEYSFVDENDSVEPHTDVRGANHVAQTLAVMDGEDESLESPEFKNMRKIIREIWHNFIKTGVPVPAGSSLPAWPPARADRSPHMQLLEKPELHGVLLEDRTRLWDDIYQKYYLDSVPPSSTNNSAGHRDLLCFNLITFTTSIVVYLSKCMSSTH comes from the exons ATGTGGTGGCGCACGTGTGTGGTGCTGGTCTCCGTGACAGCAGTTCTGGCTGACGAGGAGTGGCGGCAGGTGAACACTGCGCAGGGGCCCGTGCGCGGACAGAAGCACCCCAGCGGACATCTGTACGCGTTCTACAATATACCCTACGCCACTGCGCCTAAGGGTGCCGACAAATTCAAG CCGCCTCTACCGCCACAAGTACGAACAGAACCGTTCGATGCCGTCAACAAATATGTGGTATGTCCACAATACGTAGACATGGCTGCCACGCCTAATATAGAAGAGTCAGAAGATTGTCTGATAGCTAACATATTCGTGCCCAACACAAATGAAAATAACCTTCCCGTACTCGTTTATGTACATGGTGGGGCGTTTATTGTGGGCTTCGGTGATATGATGACAGGATCACAATTCATGAAAACGAAAGATTTCATAATGGTGACGTTTAACTATCGTGTCGGCATTCACGGGTTCCTTTGTCTGGGAACTGAGGATGTACCAGGCAATGCGGGCATGAAGGATCAAGTGGCGCTGTTGCGCTGGGTGAAGGACAACATCGCCAACTTCGGCGGTAACCCTGGTGATGTCACTCTTGCTGGGTATAGTGCAGGTTCCGTATCTGTGGACTTATTAATGCTCTCAAAGGCTGCAAAAGGTCTGTTTCACCGTGTCATTCCTGAGAGTGGTGCAAACCTTGCAGCATTTGGAATGCAGAGGGATCCTTTAGAGGTCGCCAAAAGTCATGCCAAGACTCTACAGTTCACAAATGTTGAAGATATTTCTGCCCTAGAGCAGTTCTACAAGACAGCGTCGATGGAGCTGTTGACTGCAGACTCATTCCTTTTTAGACCTGattcaacatttttgtttggGCCATGTGTGGAACGTGACACAGAAGGAGCATTTCTAACGAAATCTCCTCTGACAATACTAAAGAACGGCGACTATGAAAAGTTACCAATGCTATATGGTTTCGCGAACATGGAAGGTCTTTTCCGTATTGACTTGTTTGAAGATTGGAAAGACaagatgaataataattttactgagTTTCTGCCAGCTGACCTGAAGTTTGAAAGTGATGAAGCCAGGGAAGAAGTGATCAAAATGATTAAGGATTTCTACTTTGATGGGCAGCCGGTCAGCAATAACAATATTCTGGGATACGTGGACTACTTTTCGGATGTTCTGTTTGCTTATTCTACACTATGGTCTACAAAATTGCAAGTGGAGGCTGGTAACGATCAAGtatatttatatgaatactCATTTGTAGATGAGAATGACTCCGTAGAGCCACACACTGACGTGCGAGGTGCTAACCACGTTGCTCAAACATTGGCTGTAATGGATGGTGAAGATGAAAGTCTTGAATCAccggaatttaaaaatatgaggAAGATAATCCGTGAAATATGGCACAACTTTATCAAAACCGG AGTGCCCGTGCCAGCAGGCTCGTCGCTGCCTGCGTGGCCTCCAGCACGCGCCGACAGGTCGCCGCACATGCAGCTGCTTGAGAAGCCGGAGCTACATGGGGTGCTGCTAGAAGACCGCACTCGGTTGTGGGACGATATCTACCAAAAGTACTACCTTGATTCTGTTCCACCATCATCAACAAACAACAGTGCGGGACACCgtgatttattatgttttaatttaattacattcaCTACCTCTATAGTAGTGTATCTTTCAAAATGTATGTCGAGTACGCATTAA
- the LOC110370611 gene encoding carboxylic ester hydrolase, producing the protein MWWRTCVVLVCVTAVLADEEWRQVNTAQGPVRGQKHPSGHLYAFYNVPYATAPKGADKFKAPLPPAVRTEPLDATEKRVICPQNKFVAIMQGYEEMTEDCLVANIFVPDTNERNLPVLVYVHGGAFIIGFGDSARGTQLMKSKDFIMVTFNYRLGIHGFLCLGTEDVPGNAGMKDQVALLRWVKDNIANFGGNPNDVTLGGCSAGSASVDLLLLSKSAKGLFHHVIPESGGNLAVFSMQRDPVQIAKTHAKNLNFTNVDDIYALEQFYKSASMELLTADIFFDRTDSTFMFSPCVERDTGDGAFLTESPLTVLKNGEYDKLPMLYGFANMEGRFREPFFEFWKDKMNTNFSQFLPADLIFETEEKREEVANKVKSFYFKDQPVSNDTILGYIDFFSDVLFTHSMLWAAKLQAEAGNNQIYLYEYSFVDENVPVVAHTDVRGANHCAQSSAVMDGGDETKDTPEYQNMRKIIREMWHNFIITGKPVPEGSLLPNWAPAGPNRAPYMSLGVKVEQKGVLLEDRTQLWAEIYEQHYLDSVPPPTPEVVTDSAHSDILSFNLIIFIVTLWLTKAF; encoded by the exons ATGTGGTGGCGCACGTGTGTGGTGCTGGTCTGCGTGACAGCAGTTCTGGCTGACGAGGAGTGGCGGCAGGTGAACACTGCGCAGGGGCCCGTGCGCGGACAGAAGCACCCCAGCGGACATCTGTACGCGTTCTACAATGTACCCTACGCCACTGCGCCTAAGGGTGCCGACAAATTCAAG GCGCCTCTACCACCAGCGGTAAGGACGGAACCTCTGGACGCTACTGAAAAACGTGTAATATGTCCACAGAACAAATTTGTGGCTATAATGCAAGGTTATGAAGAAATGACAGAAGACTGTCTCGTAGCTAACATATTTGTACCCGACACAAATGAAAGAAATCTTCCAGTTCTCGTTTATGTACACGGTGGGGCATTTATAATAGGCTTTGGTGACTCGGCTCGGGGAACACAGCTAATGAAATCGAAAGATTTTATCATGGTGACGTTTAACTATCGACTTGGAATTCACGGGTTCCTTTGTTTGGGCACCGAGGACGTACCAGGCAATGCGGGCATGAAGGACCAGGTGGCGCTATTGCGCTGGGTGAAGGACAACATCGCCAACTTCGGCGGTAACCCCAATGATGTCACCCTTGGAGGTTGCAGCGCTGGTTCTGCGTCTGTAGACCTTTTGCTGCTTTCGAAGTCAGCGAAAGGTTTATTCCACCACGTTATTCCTGAAAGTGGTGGAAATCTTGCCGTATTCTCAATGCAAAGAGATCCAGTACAGATTGCTAAAACCCACGCTAAAAACCTTAATTTCACCAATGTTGACGACATTTATGCTTTAGAACAGTTCTATAAATCAGCTTCGATGGAACTGTTAACTGCAGACATATTTTTTGATAGAACTGATTCTACATTCATGTTTTCACCATGTGTGGAACGTGATACTGGTGACGGAGCATTCCTCACAGAATCTCCTCTCACTGTTCTTAAGAACGGCGAGTACGATAAGTTACCCATGCTGTATGGTTTTGCTAACATGGAAGGCCGTTTCCGTGAAcctttttttgagttttggaaagATAAAATGAATACAAACTTTTCGCAATTCTTACCAGCAGATCTAATATTCGAAACTGAAGAAAAGAGAGAAGAAGTTGCCAacaaagtaaaaagtttttatttcaaggaTCAGCCTGTTAGCAACGATACTATTTTGGGATATATTGACTTCTTTTCGGATGTATTATTTACACACTCTATGCTTTGGGCTGCAAAATTACAGGCGGAGGCAGGGAATAACCAAATATATCTGTATGAGTATTCGTTTGTGGATGAGAACGTTCCAGTAGTGGCGCACACTGACGTTCGCGGTGCTAATCACTGCGCTCAATCGAGCGCTGTGATGGATGGTGGAGACGAGACTAAAGATACACCGGAATATCAAAATATGAGGAAGATTATTCGTGAAATGTGGCACAACTTTATTATAACTGG taAACCAGTACCCGAAGGGTCGCTGTTACCGAATTGGGCGCCTGCCGGCCCGAACAGAGCTCCGTACATGTCGCTGGGGGTGAAGGTAGAACAGAAAGGAGTACTCCTGGAAGACCGAACTCAGCTGTGGGCAGAAATCTACGAACAACACTATCTGGATTCAGTACCGCCGCCAACACCTGAAGTTGTAACTGATTCAGCACACAGCGATATATTATCTTTTAAtctaataatttttattgtcacACTGTGGCTAACTAAAgcgttttaa
- the LOC110379933 gene encoding pyrethroid hydrolase Ces2a isoform X1 — protein MRFLVGVIVLCITNVLAIEEWREVNTLQGPVRGRKHPEADVHVFYNIPYATAPTGENKFKPPLPPPAWTETFDAVDRHIICPQFPIQMPQIMPENLVQQEDCLVANVYVPDTENKNLSVIVYVHGGGFIIGYGDMMRALHFMETKDMIVVTFNYRLSIHGFLCLGTEDVPGNAGSKDQVALLRWVQKNIASFGGNPDDVTLAGGSAGSASVDLIMLSKSAEGLFHRVIPESGGNLAAFAVQRDPLDIAKNHAKHLNFTDVDDIYALEKFYKTAPLSLLTADPFLDRTDSTFRFAPCVERDTGDGAFLTESPLTILQNGNYRKLPMLYGFANMEGLLRVDFFEFWKRKMNNKFSDFLPADLKFDSNEEREEVANKIKKFYFGDKPVDKENILKYIDFFSDVFFTYPVLRAVKLHAEAGNNQVYLYEYSFVDDETPVVPFTNVRGANHCAQSAAVMDGNVIDKNESNLSEKHKHMKKIVREIWHNFIKSGTPVPSGSVLPSWPAAGADRAPHMSLGERLELRGALLAERTRFWDDIYQRYYRDAVPPPKPPPRPRNEL, from the exons ATGAGGTTTTTAGTCGGTGTGATAGTTCTGTGTATTACAAATGTTTTGGCCATAGAGGAATGGCGCGAAGTAAATACGCTGCAAGGAccggtgcgcgggcgcaagcACCCCGAAGCAGATGTACACGTATTCTATAACATACCCTACGCAACCGCGCCTACTGgtgaaaataaattcaag CCACCACTCCCGCCCCCTGCATGGACAGAAACATTTGATGCTGTGGACAGGCATATCATATGCCCACAGTTCCCTATTCAGATGCCTCAAATAATGCCTGAGAATTTAGTGCAGCAGGAAGATTGCCTTGTCGCCAATGTATATGTCCCGGACACGGAAAATAAAAATCTGTCAGTAATCGTCTACGTTCATGGAGGAGGTTTTATAATAGGCTACGGTGACATGATGCGAGCTCTTCACTTCATGGAAACAAAAGATATGATCGTAGTCACGTTCAATTATAGACTCAGTATTCACGGGTTTCTGTGCCTCGGCACTGAGGACGTACCGGGGAATGCAGGCAGTAAGGACCAGGTAGCGCTATTGCGCTGGGTACAGAAAAATATCGCCAGCTTTGGCGGCAACCCTGATGATGTTACCCTTGCAGGTGGTAGTGCAGGCTCTGCCTCTGTGGATCTAATAATGCTCTCAAAGTCAGCTGAAGGTTTATTCCATAGAGTGATACCCGAGAGTGGTGGAAACCTAGCTGCTTTTGCTGTCCAGAGGGATCCCTTAGATATCGCTAAAAATCATGCGAAACATCTTAATTTCACAGATGTGGACGATATATATGCTctagaaaagttttataaaacagcTCCATTAAGTTTGTTGACCGCAGATCCATTTTTAGATAGAACTGATTCTACTTTTAGATTTGCACCGTGTGTGGAACGCGATACAGGAGACGGGGCATTTTTGACAGAGTCTCCTCTGACTATACTGCAGAATGGGAACTACAGAAAGTTACCGATGTTATACGGTTTTGCTAACATGGAAGGGTTATTACGTGTAGATTTCTTCGAATTTTGGAAGCGTAAAATGAATAATAAGTTTTCAGATTTCTTACCAGCTGACTTGAAGTTTGATTCTAATGAAGAAAGGGAAGAAGTGGCGAATAAGattaagaaattttattttggtgACAAGCCAgtagataaagaaaatattttgaaatacatCGATTTCTTTTCGGATGTATTTTTTACTTACCCAGTACTTCGAGCAGTGAAATTGCACGCGGAAGCTGGCAATAATCAAGTATATTTGTACGAATACTCGTTTGTCGACGATGAAACTCCGGTTGTTCCCTTCACTAACGTACGAGGCGCTAATCACTGCGCTCAATCAGCGGCTGTCATGGATGGTAACGTTATTGACAAAAATGAAAGTAATTTGTCTGAAAAACATAAGCATATGAAGAAGATTGTACGAGAAATTTGGCACAACTTCATTAAATCAGG TACCCCTGTCCCCTCGGGCTCTGTGCTGCCGTCGTggccggcggcgggcgcggaccGCGCGCCGCACATGTCGCTGGGCGAGCGGCTGGAGCTGCGCGGCGCGCTGCTGGCGGAGCGCACGCGCTTCTGGGATGACATCTACCAGAGATACTACCGGGACGCGGTGCCGCCGCCGAAACCCCCGCCCAGACCACGCAACGAGTTGTAG